CCGGATCAGCCGCATGGTGAGAAGTTGGCAACGCTTCGATGTGAACAGAACCGATCGAGAAAGGCATCGCGTCTTCGAAAACGATGAGACGCTCTTTCCCTTCAAGATTTGAAGCGGCCAGTGTGTGAAGATTTCCTGCGATTGGAATGTTATGTTTTCTCGAAATCGCTGAGGCGTGTCTTGAATGATCGACATGCTCGTGAGTCAGGAGGATAGCATCGATCTGTGACATATCGATGCCAGAGGTTGCGAGAAATTTTTCTGTTTGCCTTGTGCTGAGGCCCGCATCGATCATCAATGCTGTGTCTTGCGCAACAACAACGGTGCAATTGGCATCGCTACCACTTGCAAGGACGTGAACCTCGATATCGGAGTTTCCCGTAGAGCGCACCCCATTGGCGATATGTGTTGTCCTTAGAAAAAAGTGGCGGTTCTCATATTCATGTGCTTGAAAAAAGTAATGAAATTACGCCTTTGAGAATTTATCCTTGTAGAGTGCCCAGATGATGTCCCCTTTTGTCACGATGCCAACGATCTTTCCGTGTTCGACAACTGGCATTCTGTTGACATCTTTTCTCATCATG
This region of Methanomassiliicoccales archaeon genomic DNA includes:
- a CDS encoding MBL fold metallo-hydrolase — protein: MRSTGNSDIEVHVLASGSDANCTVVVAQDTALMIDAGLSTRQTEKFLATSGIDMSQIDAILLTHEHVDHSRHASAISRKHNIPIAGNLHTLAASNLEGKERLIVFEDAMPFSIGSVHIEALPTSHHAADPVAFRISTDSKKLVIATDLGKVTSPILSALRDADFVMLESNHDVHMLLSGPYPQFLKRSIMSEKGHLSNEGCARALRIARNPHRKIFLAHLSRINNTPEIARSTVAEALGCDPELIGCIEKPGDVKSLRVD